GCGACCGGTGCCCTTCGCGGTCAGCTGCTCGATCGCGCGCGCGACCGCATTCCGCTTGGACAGGCCGTTCAACTCCCCCGAGTTGATCATCCGGCCTTCGCCGGTGAGCGCGACGCCCGTCACCGACGGATGCTGGTCGTCGAGGCTGGGCAGCGTGTCGATCGGCACGCCCTCGTCATCGACCTCGATGACCGGCATGGCACCGGTGATCGGCGCGGTCGTGTCGACGACGACCTTCACCGGCAGGTCGAAGGCCCGCGCGAAGTCGAGGTCGCGCTGATCGTGCGCAGGAACGGCCATCACCGCACCGTGACCGTAGTCGGCGAGCACATAGTCGGCGGCCCAGATCGGCAGCTTCTCGCCGTTGACAGGGTTGATCGCGTAACGCTCCAGGAACACACCGGTCTTCGGTCGGTCAGTGGCCTGCCGATCGATGTCGGTGGTCTTCTGCACCTTCGCCAGGTACTCCTGGAAGCGCTCACGCACCTCATCCGGCGCATCCGCCACCAGCTCCGAGGCGAGTTCCGCATCCGGCGCCACCACGAAGAAGGTCGCACCGTGCAGGGTGTCGGGGCGCGTGGAGAAGACCGTCACCGGCTCATCGCGACCCTCGATCACGAAGTCGACGTCCGCACCGACCGAGCGGCCGATCCAGTTGCGCTGCATCTGCAGCACCTTGTGCGGCCACGATCCCTCGAGCTGGTTCAGGTCATCCAGCAGACGATCGGCGTAGTCGGTGATCTTGAAGTACCACTGCGTCAGCTTCTTCTTGATGACCTCAGCACCGCAGCGCTCGCAACGGCCGTCGACGACCTGCTCGTTCGCGAGCACGGTCTGGTCGTTGGGGCACCAGTTGACGGGGCTCTTCTTGCGATACGCGAGGCCGCGCTCATGAAGCTTCAGGAACAGCCACTGGTTCCAGTGGTAGTACTCAGGGTCTGAGGTGTGCAGCTCACGGGTCCAGTCGAACGAGACACCGTACGACTTGAAGCCCTCCTTCTGCTGGGCGATGTTCTGGTAAGTCCACTCCCGTGGGTCTGCGCCGCGGCGGATGGCGGCGTTCTCGGCCGGCAGGCCGAACGAGTCCCATCCGATCGGGTTCAGTACGTTGTGCCCGCGGTGACGCCAGAAGCGCGCGACGATGTCGGAGTAGAGGTAGTTCTCGGCGTGGCCCATGTGCAGGTCGCCGGAAGGATACGGGAACATCGCCAGCACGTACTTGCGGGGGCGGGTGTCTTCCGCACCACCCGCGAGGAACGTCTCGTCGTCCGCCCAGTACTTCTGCCACTTGGCTTGGATGGCGTGCACAGACGACGACTCT
The DNA window shown above is from Microbacterium murale and carries:
- the leuS gene encoding leucine--tRNA ligase, which encodes MSENLSSPAETVEESSSVHAIQAKWQKYWADDETFLAGGAEDTRPRKYVLAMFPYPSGDLHMGHAENYLYSDIVARFWRHRGHNVLNPIGWDSFGLPAENAAIRRGADPREWTYQNIAQQKEGFKSYGVSFDWTRELHTSDPEYYHWNQWLFLKLHERGLAYRKKSPVNWCPNDQTVLANEQVVDGRCERCGAEVIKKKLTQWYFKITDYADRLLDDLNQLEGSWPHKVLQMQRNWIGRSVGADVDFVIEGRDEPVTVFSTRPDTLHGATFFVVAPDAELASELVADAPDEVRERFQEYLAKVQKTTDIDRQATDRPKTGVFLERYAINPVNGEKLPIWAADYVLADYGHGAVMAVPAHDQRDLDFARAFDLPVKVVVDTTAPITGAMPVIEVDDEGVPIDTLPSLDDQHPSVTGVALTGEGRMINSGELNGLSKRNAVARAIEQLTAKGTGRAAKNYRLRDWLISRQRFWGTPIPMLHAEDGRIIPVPEDQLPVKLPSVEGLDLSPKGASPLGAAESWVRTVDQASGDPVLRDPDTMDTFVDSSWYFLRFLSSNSDQVAFDPAEAARWAPVDSYVGGVEHAILHLLYARFITKVLFDMGLIDFTEPFSSLINQGMVILDGAKMSKSKGNLVLFQEELDKFGADALRVGLAFAGPVEDDKDWADVSMTGAQKFLARALRLSHDVSSPVDVLFKGGDAALRRGTHRLLADAPALVEHTKFNVLVARLMELVNLTRKTIDSGAGAADPAVREATETIAVMLDLIAPHTAEEMWEILGHEPSVALVSWRQADPTLLVEDSVTAVVQVGGKVRAQLEVPARIGEAELEALARADERVIRALGDKEIVRVVVRAPKIVSFAVKG